gggctcaagcgatcctcctgtcttggcctcctaaagtgctgggattagcagtgtgagccactacacctggcttatATCTGACTTTTTCCCCTCAGCATTAGGTTGTGAGTTGCCTGTAATTGTAGTTCATTCTCACTGCAGAATAGTATTGTATTATGTTATTAAATGgcaatttattttccattctacTATTGACAGACATGAGGGTCGTTTCCAGTTtggagctattataaataatgctgctatgaatattctagTGTGTGTCTTTTGGTGGACATAggaacatgtttttgtttttgttttttaagatggagtttcactcttgttgcacaggctggagtgcagtggtgcaaccttggctcactgcaatatccacctcccaggttcaagtgattctcctgtgtcggcctcctgagtagctgagattacaggtgcacaccaccacacccggctaattttttgtatttttagtagagaccgggtttcaccatgttggccaggctggtctcaaactcctgacctcaggtgatccacccaccttggcctcccaaagtgctgggattacaggtgtgagccaccacgcccggccatgaaCACGTTTCTGACGGGTACATgcctgggagtggaattgcttgATTATAGAGTGTGCATATGTTTGGCTTTATAAATACTGCCAGTAGTTTTCCACTCCCCCCAGAAGTATGACTTGCCACGCACCACATCCTCACTAACGTTTGATGTTTTCCTACTTTTTCCATTGTAGCCATTCTGGTGAGTGTGTGGATAGTGGCACATTGTAGTTTAAGTGTGTATTTCTGTGATGACTAATAAAACCAAGTTGCTTTTTATATTCACCATGTGGGTTTCCTTCTCGTAAAGTGTCACGCCTCAgccattatctttcttttttttttcttccttcttttttctttctttctttctctttctttctttctttgtttccttccttccttcccttcccttccctttccttccttccttcctttctttctttttggagtgcagtgatgcaatcattgctcactgcagcctccacctccaggcctcaagcgatcctcctgcctgggcttcccaaagtgctaggattacaggagtgagccaccatgcccagccccaactaattaaaaaagtttttggctgggtgtggtggctcacacctgtaatcccagcactttgggagactgaggcaagtgaatcacatgagctcaggagttcaagatcagcctggccaacatggtgaaaccccatctctaccaataatacaaaaattagtcgggtatggtggtgtgcacctgtaatcccagctacttgggaggctgagacaggagaatcgtgtgaacctgggaggtggagattgcagtgagccgagattgtgccactgcactccagcctgggcgacagagtgagactctgtctcaaaaaaaaaaaaaaaaaaaaaaatagtgtgaaCTAATTTGAAAATAGGGCCTTTGCAGAAGTAATTAGTGAAAAGGAGGACGTACTGGATTACAGTGGGCTCTAAATCCAATATGTCTTTATAAGAAGGCCATGGAGGGTGGTGGCTCAccgttgtaatcccagcactttgggaggtgggaggatggcttcagccactgcactccagcctgggtgacagaatgagactcagtaaagaaaaaaaaaaattaaaaaaaggaaagttcagcctAAAGAAGAGAACATCCAGGGCAAACATGATCATGGCTTCAGCAGATACCGTCGGGCAACTCCCTGTATCCCTTCAGCAGTCGCTTTTGTAAACCAAAGCTCACTTCCTGGGGACTCTTCCTGAGGGCCTTGTTCCTGGTCACAGAGAACCCTCAGTTTGCTCATAACACAAGCCAGGAGTGTGGGGTACAGCCCTCAACCAGTGACAGCAGGGAACTGGGGGGTACCTGACCCCCGCCCCGCTAAGCCAGCTCTGAGGTCTGCCCTGAACAGGCTCCCAGAACTCCTTGGCTGATCACGCCATGCCCTGCTTAATAACTCCCCTTGCGTTGCTGCCTCTGCttccttgcctcagtttccccctcctCTCCTGGGGCTCCCATggaatcacctcccaaataaatgaCTTGCACCAGAATCCTTGTCTCAGGGCCTGCTAGaggaactaaaataaaaacaacagtcTTCAAATCTgcctaagcctcaatttcctttatCTTCCAAAATAAAAGACAAGTTAAGCATTTTTGTAAAGAACACGGTCAATAGGTACAAGAAATGGGAATATAGATTTCAgtcaaaaaagaatttttttttccttctgaaatggagtctcgctctgtcgcccaggctggagtgcagtggcgtgatctcggctcactgcaacctctgcctcccggttcaagcgattctcctgcctcagcctcccaagtagctgggattacagacacgcgacaccatgctcggctaatttttgtatttttggtagagacggagtttcaccatgttggccagactcatcttgaactcctgacctcaaggtatCCACCCCCATCAGCCtaccaaagtactggcattacaggggtgagccaccgcgcccgaccaatacattttttttttttaaagagacagagtcttgctcagtcacccaggctggagtgcagtggcatgatcatagttcactgcagccttgaactcctgggtgcaagtgatcctcctgcctcagcctcctgagtagctgggcctacaggtgcacgtgccaccatactcagttaatttttatttaattaaaaaaaaaataggccgggtggagtggctcacacctgcaatttcagcactttgggaggccaaggtgggcagatcagttgaggtcaggaattcaagaccagcctgggcaacatggtgataccctgtctctactaaaaatacaaaaattagccaggcatggtggtgcatgactgtaattctagctactcagaggctgaggcagaagaatcattcgaacccaggaggtggaggctgcagtgagctaagatcgtgccactgtactccagcctggatgacagagcaagactctgtctcaaaaaaagaaacaaacggctgggcatggtggcttatgcctgtaatcccagcactttgggaggctgaggcgggtagatcacttgaggtcaggagttcgagaccagactgaccaacatagtgaaaccccatctctactaaaaatacaaaattagccgggcatggtggcgcacgcctgtaatcccagctacttgggagactgagtcacgagaattgcttgaacctgggaggcagaggttgcagtgagctgagattgcgccatagcactccagcatacgcaacaggagcaaaactccatctcaataaaaacaaaaacaaaccacccTCTCATGATCATCCAGACTGTTCTGCCTGGTTTGAGTGACAGGCAACTCACCATCTATCCTCTTTCTACCTACAACAGCTCTGACTATCACAAACTTCTgttaagttcttttaaaaattcggctgaagccaggtatggtggctcacccctataatcccagtgctttgggaggctggaatGAGCAGAtcaccttgaggccaggagtttgagaccagcctggcaacctTTGggctctacaaatttttttttttttttgagacagagtttcactcttttttcttaggctggagtgcaatggcgcaatcttggctcactgcaacctctgcctcccaggttcaagtgactctcctgcctcagcctcccaagttgctcggattacaagaatgagccaccgcaaaattagcctggctaatttttgtatttttagtagaaacggggtttcaccatgttggccaggctgatctcaacctcctgacctcagacgatccccctgcctctgcctcccaaagtgctgggattacaggcatgagccactgtgactggccccaccaaaaaaagaaaaaattaattaaccaggtatggccagacgtggtggatcactgtaatcccaacattttggaaggccaaggtgagacagtcacttgagccaggagtttaagaccaacctgggccacatagagagacctcatctctattttttttttcttttttgagacagagtcttggtctgtcgcccaggctggaatgcagtggcgggatctcggctcactgcaacctctgcctcctgcgttcaagcgattctcctgcctcagcctccctagtagctgggattacaggtgcccgccaccatgcccggcaattttttttatttctagtagggatggggtttcaccatgttggccaggctccctctctcactatatatatatattatttgttgttgttgtttgtttgttttgttttgttttgttttgttttaagcctcGGGTGATCGTGATGATCTGTCAGGTTTGGGATCTGTTAGAAGAGATCTCTCAAATGCTCCCAGCCAGCCCTGGCCCTACAGGTGTGGCCCCAAGAAGATGGGCTGGCACCTGCCTGGACCATGTTTTTAAATATCCATTGTCGAGGTTGGGCTACTCTATGCTCACATCTTGAGACCATCCAGAGCTCCCCACAGAGATAAGCAACGTTTAGAAAGGAAACGAAACTTTGCCCAAGAGCCAGAAACCTGTCTTCAACAACCGATTGTGCTATAAGGTAACTTAGTTCAGTTCACTGGAATATTACTTaatttcctctgctttttctttttaaacaagaaAGTGTTGACTCAGCCAACAGCACTGGGAACCAGACTCCCTGGGGCCTGCCTGCCCCTGCTCTTCTCCcaaattctcttccttttttgtCCCTGTTGATGGAATTCAATAAAGGGATCTCTACCATCTGtcacttgttttttttgttgtttgtttggttgttttttttttttttttttttggcagtctcactctgtcgcccaggctggagtgcagtggcgccatctcagctcactgcaacctccacctcccaggttcaagtgattctcctgcctcagcctccggagtagctgggattacagttacctgccaccatgcccggccaatttttgtgtttttagtagagacagggtttctccctgttggccaggctgatcttgaactcctgacctcaagggatccgcccacctcggtctcccaaagtgctgtgatcacaggtgtgagccaccacacccagccccagatTATCTTTCTTCACTGTCTAATTTCATTCCTATGAGTATTAGATTGCTTTTCCTGGGTCAAAAGTGCTGCTTCTGTTCCCAACCACAAAATTCTCTGGAACTGTTTTCAGGGCCGTCTCAGTCTCATAAAAGGGGATCAGGCAGGAGGAGTTTGGGAGAAACCTGTGAAGGGCCTGATTTGCAGCATCATGACATGCCTCTCTTTGGCCTCTGCTGTGCTCCTGGCCTCCCTCCTGAGTCTCCACCTTGGAACTGCCACACATACGTAGCTGGCCAATTCCCCTCCTGGGGTTCCTTCCCGGACCGCCTGGGAGTGGATGGAAAGGAGTATCTCCAAAGCCCTTCCTCTCCCTGATTTTTAGGTGGGAGTGACATATCCAAAACCTGCTGCTTCCAATACAGCCACAAGCCCCTTCCCTGGACCTGGGTGCGAAGCTATGAATTCACCAGTAACAGCTGCTCCCAGCGGGCTGTGATGTGAGTATTTCTCGGATGTGCTTTCAGGGGCCCTGTCAGCCATGGAACAGGATGGGTGCTGGGCAGACCCCCAGGATGAGCCTTGGGATGGGAACCTGGAAACCCCACCTCTGCACACTAACAAGTGTGACTCTGAGCTTCAGGTAGAAcctgactcttttttttctctttttgagacggagtttctttcttgttgcccagactagagtgcaatggcatgatcttggctcactgcaacctccccctcccaagttcaagcaattctcctgcctcagcctcccaagtagctggaattacaggcacatgccaccatgctcagctaatttttgtgttattagtagggacggaatttcaccatggttggccaggctggtcttgaacttctgagctcatgtgatttgcccgcctcagcctctcaaaatgctgggattacaggtgtgagccattgggCCCAGCCAACCCCCACTTTTAATAAACTCACAGTGAAGTAAGGAGCTCAGGAATCATCAGCTATGTTGAATAACCTTGAAAATGTGGCTAACAATTAAACGACATGTTGAGTGCAGGGTtcctttctggggtgatgaaaatatcctaaaattgattgtggtgacgGTTGCATCATCTAtgactatactaaaaaccactgaattataaTTATAGCCTTTAAATTGGTGGAGGTGTACATGATGGGGAGGTTTAgacgatcgcttgagcccaggagttcaaggctgcagtgaggtatgatcgcaccactgcactccagcctgggtaacacagagagacttcatctctaacaaaagaaaaaagaaaagagtaaattaCAGTTATCCCCCAGTAACCACAGGGGATTGGTGCCAGGATTTCGGCATACGATTTCCCCTGCATTTATGCAGGTTTTGCATCACTGAGTTTCGTATTTTCTATCCTCCTTTGGTTGGAAAAAGGCTGCCTGTGAGTGGACCCACAGAGTTCAAAtctgtgttgttcaagagtcaactgtatgtGCCGTATGAACTATATCCCAACAAAGGTGTTCTATTACAATGAAAGAAtcagccgggtgaggtggcgcaggcctgtaagcccagttactccggaggctgagtcaggagaatcgcttgaacccgggaggcggagtttgcagtgagtagagattgcgccactgcactccagcctgggtgacaagagagaaactgtttcaaaaaaataaaataggccaggcgtggtggcttacgcctgtaatcccagcactttgggaggccgaggcgggcagatctcctgaggttgggagttcgaaactagcctgaccaacatggagaaaccctgtttctactaaaaatacaaaattagctgggcatggtggcgcatgcctgtaatcccagctacttgggaggatgaggtgggagaatcacttgaacctgggaggcagaggttgcagtgagcccagatcgcgccattgcactccagcctgggcaacaagaacgaaactctgtctcaaaaaaataaataaaaaataaaataaaggctaggcatggtggctcacgcctgttatctcagcactttgggaggccgacacaggcggatcacctgaggtcaggagttcgagaccaccctggccaacatggcaaaaccttgtctctattaaaaacacaaaaattagctgggcgtgctcctgcgtgcctataatcccagctacttgggagtctgaggcaggagcatcacttgaacctgggaaatgtaggttgcaatgagctgagatcatgccattgcactccaatgtgggcaacagagtgagagtgcgtctcaaataaacaaacaaacaaaaaaagtgtccTGGTGCAGGTTACATGCTGCAGGCTAGAACTGGTGGAAAACAGTAAATGGTACCTGGGAGAGGTGGATCTGGAGGCATAGTTTCCAGTGGAAATCAAGGTAGCAAAGAGGAGGGAGGCAAGGCCCAGGAGAAGAAGGGACAGGGACAGAGAGCAACAAGTTTGTGGCAAGGCCAGAAGACTAGTGAGAGAGCtgcccctccttccctttctatcCCATCCCAGGAGGCAAAGAGTCTCAGTATTGACTTACCCGTGTCTCTTTTTCACAGATTCACTACCAAAACAGACAAGAAAGTCTGTACCCATCCAAAGAAAAAATGGGTGCAAAGATACATTTCTTTACTGAAAACTCCGAAACAATTGTGACTCAGCTGAATTTTCATCCAAGGACGCCTGGACCCCGCTCTTGGCTCTGCGGCCCTCAGGGGAGCCTGCAGAATCTTTTCTGAAGGCTACATGGACCCACTGGGGAGGACAGGGTGTTTCCTCCCAGAGTTACTTTAATAAAGGTTGTTCATAGAGTTGACTTGTTCATAACATTTTTTGTCCATAAAACCCGAGTTttctttaaggaaagaaaattgaTTCAATATGGATGTCTGGTTGCCTGGGAGGTCCCCAACCCCCGAGGAGACCCTGATACTGTATTCTGCCGTGGGTTTTTGTTTGtgcaaaaaaaagcaagggtaaTTTTAATACACTTTGGTAAAATGTTCACTGAATGTTTTAACATTATTTAGAGAACAAGTTTAGTTTATTTGGAAAAGTAGGTTCTGCGCAACACCTCACAGCCCGTCAGTGCCGTGTAAATGTAGTAGCTCCGTGTTTAGCAGCGTTTTCTCTTAAGAAAGCAAGACACTAATTAGTAAATGTGAATATTATCTACTTACCAAA
This DNA window, taken from Pongo pygmaeus isolate AG05252 chromosome 6, NHGRI_mPonPyg2-v2.0_pri, whole genome shotgun sequence, encodes the following:
- the CCL26 gene encoding C-C motif chemokine 26 produces the protein MTCLSLASAVLLASLLSLHLGTATRGSDISKTCCFQYSHKPLPWTWVRSYEFTSNSCSQRAVIFTTKTDKKVCTHPKKKWVQRYISLLKTPKQL